The Pyrenophora tritici-repentis strain M4 chromosome 2, whole genome shotgun sequence genome window below encodes:
- a CDS encoding RPAP2-Rtr1 domain containing protein gives MQPKSILKKTTVSTDAPPGRKPVNPRHLAVARHHATVLEDRKRVETEVLEAVMILMDFPTSPNADPKRPSPDDALFFQKAVIPFQPADYDALIEERNIADKCGYALCSRPKKKARSTAKKQFIDTKDGVQIVDRKVLEVWCSDDCAKRALYVKVQLNEEPAWLRSCGYGEKIELMVENSEEHRLALPLRPKQESATKVDAEEEDMNAAWAAQEAAIAHLALERGEKPGQATKANSDLIQDQIVERVSTNAPPLAPSLAQASNHTMAIEGHVPRINRKDKDSDDDKDDEDDGQDWDKHLPG, from the coding sequence ATGCAGCCCAAGTCGATACTCAAGAAGACGACGGTCTCTACCGACGCACCGCCGGGCAGAAAGCCAGTCAATCCGCGCCATCTCGCCGTCGCACGCCATCATGCTACTGTTCTTGAGGACCGCAAACGCGTCGAGACCGAGGTGCTTGAGGCCGTCATGATACTGATGGACTTTCCCACTTCACCAAATGCCGACCCTAAACGGCCCTCGCCCGATGATGCTCTTTTCTTTCAGAAAGCAGTCATACCATTTCAACCCGCCGACTACGATGCGCTTATCGAAGAGCGCAATATCGCGGACAAGTGCGGTTATGCCTTGTGCTCACGTCCAAAGAAGAAGGCACGGTCGACGGCAAAGAAGCAATTTATCGATACCAAAGACGGCGTGCAAATTGTGGATAGGAAGGTGCTGGAGGTGTGGTGCTCCGACGACTGCGCGAAGCGGGCGCTATACGTCAAAGTGCAGCTCAATGAAGAGCCAGCGTGGCTGCGTTCGTGTGGATACGGAGAAAAAATCGAGCTCATGGTGGAAAACAGCGAGGAGCATCGATTAGCCCTGCCCCTACGTCCCAAGCAGGAAAGCGCGACCAAGGTAGATGCAGAAGAAGAGGACATGAATGCCGCCTGGGCCGCGCAAGAAGCTGCCATTGCGCATCTAGCTCTCGAGCGTGGAGAGAAGCCAGGCCAGGCCACCAAGGCAAATAGCGACCTCATTCAAGATCAGATTGTCGAGCGTGTATCTACCAACGCACCACCACTGGCACCATCGCTTGCACAGGCATCCAACCACACCATGGCTATCGAAGGCCACGTTCCTCGCATCAACAGAAAAGACAAAGACAGTGATGACGATAAagacgacgaagatgacgGGCAGGACTGGGACAAGCATCTACCTGGCTGA